A genome region from Myxocyprinus asiaticus isolate MX2 ecotype Aquarium Trade chromosome 12, UBuf_Myxa_2, whole genome shotgun sequence includes the following:
- the LOC127449323 gene encoding protein lifeguard 3-like: protein MSRSDFPPGYDESGLLSNPQPGRGYPSSAPPYGFSSYGGQPPYPQPNNQYPGQPGGYPPPNIPPIPIPVIPSGSGDHEGFTTAEGWDSTSVRHSFIRKVYLILAAQLLVTVGIVAIFTFVEPVALFVKKNPAIYWTSYAVYFVTHIVLVCCQGPRRRFPWNMILLVIFTLAMSYMTGTIASYYSTKAVFLALGITAIVCIAVTVFCFQTKVDFTKWTGFFSVLGIVVFVTGIITAIVLSIKYVPWLHMLYAAIGAIAFTLFLAYHTQLLIGNRKHSIGPEEYVFAALSLYVDIVQIFTLLLQIIGFSER, encoded by the exons ATGTCCAGGTCCGATTTCCCACCGGGTTACGATGAATCCGGACTGCTCTCCAACCCTCAGCCTGGGAGAGGTTACCCCTCTTCTGCCCCGCCATATGGCTTCAGTTCATACGGGGGACAACCGCCTTACCCACAGCCCAATAACCAATACCCAGGACAACCTGGAGGATACCCCCCTCCAAATATACCGCCCATCCCTATCCCCGTCATTCCCTCAGGCTCAG GTGACCATGAAGGATTTACCACAGCAGAAGGATGGGACAGTACTAGTGTCCGACACAGTTTTATACGGAAA GTTTACCTCATCCTTGCTGCCCAGCTCCTCGTCACGGTCGGCATTGTGGCTATTTTCACATTTGT gGAACCTGTAGCACTCTTTGTGAAGAAAAACCCAGCCATCTACTGGACCTCATA cgCTGTCTACTTTGTCACGCACATCGTACTGGTTTGCTGTCAGGGACCAAG GCGGCGTTTCCCATGGAACATGATCCTGTTGGTCATTTTT acaCTGGCCATGTCTTACATGACAGGGACTATTGCAAG TTATTACAGCACTAAGGCAGTGTTCCTGGCCCTGGGCATCACTGCTATCGTGTGCATTGCTGTGACAGTGTTCTGCTTCCAGACTAAG GTAGATTTCACTAAATGGACTGGTTTTTTCAGTGTGCTCGGAATCGTGGTGTTTGTGACTGGCATCATCACTGCTATCGTGCTGTCAATCAAATAC GTCCCATGGCTTCACATGCTGTATGCAGCTATAGGGGCTATTGCATTCACTCTG tttctgGCCTATCATACCCAGCTGCTCATTGGGAACAGGAAGCACTCCATCGGTCCTGAGGAGTATGTGTTTGCTGCTCTCTCTCTTTATGTTGATATTGTCCAGATCTTCACCTTGCTCCTGCAAATTATTGGATTTTCAGAGAGATAG
- the LOC127449670 gene encoding DNA replication licensing factor MCM6-like, whose amino-acid sequence MDLMEPGVDQPAGQMIKDELAEKCQKLFQAFLEEFQNSDGEVKYLRDAEELIRPERNTLVVSFTDLEGFNQELATAIQEEFYRLYPYLCRAVRNFARDHGKVPASKEFYVALQDLPTRHKIRELTMVRVGSLVRISGQVVRTHPVHPELVSGTFLCLDCQGVIKDVEQQFKYTQPSICRNPVCNNRRRFLLDTNKSKFIDFQKVRIQETQAELPRGSIPRSMEVILRAEAVESAQAGDKCDFIGSLIVVPDVSQLATPGVRTETSSRTAGTQGYENEGVRGLKALGVRELSYRLAFLACHVAPTNPRFGGKEIRDEEQTAESIKNQMSVQEWEKVFEMSQDKNLYHNLCTSLFPTIHGNDEVKRGILLMLFGGVPKTTMEGTSLRGDINVCVVGDPSTAKSQFLKHVEEFSPRAVYTSGKASSAAGLTAAVVRDEESHEFVIEAGALMLADNGVCCIDEFDKMETRDQVAIHEAMEQQTISITKAGVKATLNARTSILAAANPVSGRYDRSKSLKQNINLTAPIMSRFDLFFILVDDCNEVTDYAIARRIVDLHSRIENSVDRMYSLDEIRRYMLFARQFKPKISKESEEFIVEQYKRLRQRDGSGVTKSAWRITVRQLESLIRLSESMARMHCCDEVQPKHVKEAFRLLNKSIIRVETPDINLDQEEEEAMEEEGDNHMNGHDVPNGVNGAVTGEVNGHEHTNGINGHGVNGESAKPSLRLSFAEYKRISNLLVLHLRRSEEAEDEAALTKSAVVNWYLKEIESEIDSEMELINKKTIIEKVIHRLVHYDYILIELTQSGLKGSVESSGTETQEEDVTLVVNPNYTFDD is encoded by the exons ATGGACCTTATGGAACCCGGAGTGGATCAACCTGCTGGTCAGATGATCAAGGACGAACTGGCAGAAAAATGCCAAAAATTATTCCAGGCTTTTTTGGAAGA ATTTCAGAATAGCGATGGAGAGGTGAAATACCTGCGGGACGCTGAGGAGTTGATTCGGCCCGAGAGAAACACACTGGTGGTCAGTTTTACCGACCTGGAGGGATTTAATCAAGAATTGGCTACTGCTATCCAGGAGGAATTCTATAG ACTTTACCCCTACCTGTGCCGTGCTGTGCGTAACTTTGCCCGGGATCATGGGAAGGTCCCTGCCTCCAAGGAATTCTATGTTGCCCTCCAGGATCTGCCAACCAGACACAA GATCCGGGAGTTGACCATGGTGAGGGTCGGCTCATTGGTGCGGATCAGCGGTCAGGTTGTCCGTACTCACCCCGTTCACCCTGAGCTGGTGAGCGGGACGTTCCTGTGTCTGGACTGTCAAGGAGTGATAAAAGACGTGGAGCAGCAGTTTAAATACACTCAGCCGAGCATCTGTCGCAACCCTGTCTGCAACAACCGCAGACGCTTCCTCCTCGAtacaaacaagtccaaatttaTTGACTTTCAGAAG GTACGTATCCAGGAGACGCAAGCGGAGCTGCCAAGGGGCTCAATTCCGCGTAGTATGGAGGTGATTCTGCGGGCGGAGGCTGTGGAGTCAGCACAGGCTGGTGATAAATGTGActtcattggttccctcatcgTTGTGCCTGATGTTTCCCAGCTGGCTACACCAG GTGTGCGTACTGAGACCAGCTCTCGTACAGCCGGGACACAGGGTTATGAGAACGAGGGTGTGCGTGGACTTAAAGCGCTGGGCGTCAGAGAACTCTCCTACAGACTCGCCTTCTTGGCGTGCCACGTAGCCCCCACCAATCCCAGA TTTGGTGGTAAGGAGATCCGTGACGAGGAGCAGACGGCAGAGAGTATTAAGAACCAGATGTCAGTACAGGAATGGGAGAAGGTGTTTGAGATGAGCCAAGATAAGAACCTTTACCATAACCTCTGCACCAGCCTCTTCCCCACCATTCATG GCAATGACGAGGTAAAGCGGGGAATTCTGCTCATGCTGTTTGGAGGTGTTCCTAAAACCACTATGGAAGGCACGTCGCTGAGAGGAGACATCAACGTCTGCGTCGTAGGAGACCCCAGCACAGCCAAGAGCCAGTTCCTCAA GCACGTTGAGGAGTTCAGCCCACGGGCGGTCTACACCAGCGGTAAAGCCTCCAGCGCGGCCGGTCTCACAGCTGCTGTGGTGAGAGACGAGGAATCACACGAGTTTGTCATTGAAGCCGGAGCGCTGATGCTGGCTGACAAC GGTGTTTGCTGCATTGATGAGTTTGATAAGATGGAAACGAGAGACCAGGTGGCCATCCACGAGGCCATGGAACAACAGACAATCTCCATCACCAAAGCCGGTGTCAAG GCCACTCTGAATGCTCGCACATCCATCTTGGCTGCAGCGAACCCAGTGAGTGGACGCTACGACCGCtccaaatctctcaaacagaacATCAACTTGACTGCACCCATCATGTCCCGTTTCGATCTCTTCTTCATCCTTGTTGATGACTGTAATGAG GTCACTGATTATGCCATTGCCAGGCGTATAGTGGACCTCCACTCCAGGATTGAGAATTCTGTTGACCGCATGTACAGTCTGGATGAGATTCGCAGATACATGCTCTTTGCCCGCCAGTTCAAACCAAAG ATCTCAAAGGAGTCTGAGGAATTCATCGTGGAGCAATACAAGCGTCTGAGACAGAGGGATGGCTCTGGAGTCACTAAATCCGCCTGGAGGATCACAGTCCGCCAGCTGGAAAGCTTGATTCGTCTCTCTGAGAGCATGGCCAGGATGCACTGCTGCGACGAGGTTCAGCCAAAGCATGTAAAGGAGGCTTTCAGGCTGCTGAACAAGTCCATTATTCGGGTAGAGACTCCTGATATTAACCTGGATCAGGAGGAAGAGGAGGCCATGGAGGAGGAAGGCGACAATCACATGAATG GACATGATGTACCCAACGGTGTGAATGGAGCTGTGACCGGAGAAGTAAATGGTCACGAGCACACAAACGGTATTAACGGCCACGGCGTCAACGGAGAAAGTGCTAAACCCTCGCTGCGTTTGTCGTTTGCGGAGTACAAGCGGATTTCTAACCTGTTGGTGTTACACCTGCGCCGTTCAGAGGAAG cTGAAGATGAGGCTGCTCTTACAAAGAGTGCAGTAGTAAACTGGTATCTGAAGGAAATCGAATCAGAGATTGATTCAGAAATGGAACTCATCAATAAGAAGACAATAATAGAGAAAGTTATCCACAGACTGGTTCACTAT GATTATATTCTGATTGAGTTGACCCAATCTGGGCTGAAAGGATCTGTTGAGTCCAGTGGAACAGAAACTCAAGAGGAAGATGTTACTCTTGTGGTCAACCCCAATTACACGTTTGATGACTAG